ggtacataacttagatgcatctgcgacagcaaagggaagtgatctcatgggaccgagcatggctagtggttggggaggaaagatcccgcggaggagatcttagattacacgacaagttaatggatagtaataaactggtttatgtggaacaaattTTGTCTTGCTTTCtcgcactattattatcctgctgcttgctatctgtaatgtaagaggggtggttgggttggattattctattgggtgatttatcactcacggatacgtctgtatcctggcaaattgtttgcttcggcgatcaatttgctagagggcgcaggattcactgGAGATGATTCGAAGATGTTGTAGTTCAACACGGagagaatatcaggaacgaagatcgagtatgttttggatttgtatcaagcttagagtcagctctgaaattaatgtattttgaatcaataaatttatcttgtgactgtaatagttaaactttattttgaaaaattatatttatttagcaaattttcttaaaattttattttattttacttccgaaaagtcggggcgttacaattaaGATCTTTGAAATCAACACACAAACGCCATTTCCCATTTGACTTCTTTACCAGCACAATGTTGGCGAGCTAATCGAGATACTGAACCTCCCGAACGAACTTGGCGGCTCTCAGCTTCTGCACCTCTTCTAACGTCGCGTCACTCATTTCCTTCCCAAACACCCTGGGCTTCTACTTGACCGATCGAAAGCTTGGGTCGGCATTGAGGTGATGGGTTAAGATGCCCGGATCAATTCCGGTCAGATCGGCGTGTGACCAGGCGAAGACATCTGCATTTTGCTTTAAAAAGTCTATGAGTTGTTCTCTGATGCTGTGTTCAAGCAATGAGCCGATGCTGACCGTCCGGTTTATCGCTAGCTCTACCTTTTCCAGTTGCTCCGCCCACTGATCTTCGTTTTCATTTCGCACCTCGAGTGCATTGATTACAAAGGTTTTCCTGGGTTTCTTCTCCTTCAGGGTTGCCACGTAGTAGTCCCTTGCTGTCGCTTAATCGCCCTTCTATTCTCCGACTCCCGCATTAGTTGGGAACTTGATCATTAGATGGTATGTCAATGTTACCGCCCTCATGCTATTCAAAGCCGTGCGGCCCAGAATGGCATTATAAGCGGAAGGGCAGTCGACAACCAAAAATCGTACGAGCTTGGTCACTTGGTTTAGAGCACTGTCGAGAGTGACCGGTAGATCAATGGCCACCAACGGCTGGACCTTTTCACCCGAGAATCCGACCAATGGCGAACGAATCGGTTGCAACTTCTCCTTCGGTATTCTCATCTGGCGAAAGGCCTCTGCAAACAAGATGTCTGCAGAACTTCCGTTGTCAATGAGAACTCGACTGGTCTTGTAATTTCCCACCACCCCTGTGATCACCAAGGGATCATCATGGGGTTGTTGTACCCCCACAGCATCTGATTCGGAAAAGCTGATTGGCTGTTCCACTGTCCGTCCTACCTTGGATGGTCTGTCGATTGTCAGCGTTTCGAAAGACCGAAGCCTCCAGACATATGCCCATCGTGATGAACCCGACTCTCCCCGCCTGCAAAACCACCTGAAATGACGTGGATCTCTCCAATCGGCGGCCGAGGCTGCTTCTCCTACCGAGTGTGATTGGGGCGCTGGTCCGATTGACTCGCTCGGTCGACGGGCTGAGGGCGTTGCTCATCCTGTCGGACCGGTCGTCCCTGAACGAAACATTGGAGCCGACCGCGTTGAATGAGCTGTTCGATCTACTTTTTGAGTTTGATACAGTCTGAAGTCTCATGGACGTGATCCCGATGGAAATGGCAATACTTGCTTTGGTCCTTTAAAACCCCCAGCTTCATTACTCGAGGCCACTGCAATTCTGGGCCGTTGATGAGATGGACCAACATGCGTTCGGGCATGGTGTTGAGCGGCGTGAATCGCTCGAACCGCTCCCGAAAGCGCAGTCGGTCACCACTCCGTAGTTTTTTGTCACTTTTACTATCCCTGGGTGGCTTTGGCGGGTCTGCTTCCGCCCTCTTTTTACTTGAGCGCAAGGTTTCTTTGCCGCGAGCTGCCATCGCCTCTTCAGCGTTGATGTGCTTTTGAGCCTTGTGCATCAGCTCTGCCACTGTACCAGGTGGCTTCTCCGAGAGCGAGTAGACGAACTTGGTCGACTGAAGACCACCAATAAAAGTCAGGAGAACCACTTTATCATCTGCCTCATCCACGAGCAAAGCTTCGTTGTTGAAGCGCTTGAGGTAAGCTCGCATGGTCTCGTCCTCTTTCTGCTTGACGCTCAGCAGGTAGGTCGTTGGGCGGTGTTGACGACGGCCGTTGTAGAAATGCTCAACAAACAGTTGGCTCAGCCTCGAGAAGGTCTTGATTGAGCCACTTGCCagctttccaaaccaaacccttGCAGAGCCTTTCAAAGTAGTAGGGAAGGCCCGACACATGATCTGGTCCAGAATCCCATGGAGCAACATGAATGCCTTGTAAGTTTCCAGATGATCGAGCGGGTCGCCCGTGCTGTCGAATGGTTCAAACGTTCGAAGTTTGAACTTCGAAGGAAGCGAGTAAGCCATGACCGCAATAATGAAAGGGAGGTCGGTCTTCTGCACCAAGGATGCAACTGCCTTGGCACCGCGGTCATTGATTTGTTGAAGGACGAGGTCCATTTTTGCCTCCAAATCCCGCAATGCAGCCCCTGAACAACTTCGTGATCAGAGTTGGCCGCATGTCTTGGATGTAAGGCTGCAACACTACCGTCATCCCCATTTGGTTCAGTGGGTTGACGATGGCTAACGGTATGCTGGGTTGTGTTGTGGAGGTGATCGCTCTCCTCGCCCTCCGCATGGCGTGACTCGGACTGGGGAGGAGGGAACCGATTAAGAAGTTCTTGATTTTAGGCACGTAGCTAGTCGACCACTTGAGTGAGATGGTGGACCTGTTGTTGCATAGGGTTGGGCTCCTGGACGGAGCGGTTGCTTTGTCTCGTGTTAACCATGACTTCGACTTCACAGGTAAACTTATGAAACAAGAAACGTCGTGTTCGTCCCCACAGACAGCGCCAAACTGTTGATGCCAAAATCTGAACGGTCAATCCGAGCTTCGCCTTGTTATTGGCTCCTGCAAGAAGTTCAATGACTGGAGGTGATTCCAGCCGTGAACCCTCCGATGATTAAGTTAGTAAATGTTTAGAGAAACTATTCACTCAGCCGTTAAGGGGTAGAAACTGATAGCGTACCTTTCTTGTGCTCCATCTGCCATTTATATACTACTTCGCATGATCTCCAGTGTGGTTGGGAATCATGGCGGAGGCTGGAAGTAGTTACTCTGGCCACGGCTCCCGAAACTCGGGGGAGATGGGCACATCCGTGGTCGTGGCTTGTTGCTGGCCAATCTCCTTGGAAGACCGGGGAGCACTGGCCAGTTCATGGGATCGTGGGACGACGCTCATTCAATGTGGCCGACCCGACCGATCTTAAGTGTGCTGACTGCCAATAATAGAACACGTGTCGAGCATCCATCGCCCGGCGCAGGTGgtacaaaaatacccttatcAGAAATAGTTTGGGCTCTAAATAAGGCTCAAGCAGTTTGGACTCTCGACGAGGCTCGAGCAATTTTGGACTTCTCGAAGACTTAGGTATTGGATATGATGGTGAGGAGAAGGAAGTGATTAGGAGGATTGCTCAAATGGAGAAAACTGATGAGAAGCGTTATAGAGTCATGTTGGCTTCGGAttaatattttctattttaaggAGTTGTTTAAGAAGGCGTCTCTTTGGGTATTGTTCTGAGTTGTAGGTGTCCCTTTGGGTGTTTGAATCTTAGGTGTCTCCTTGAGAGTAGTGTTATTTTGTCATTGTTGGCTTCTTACCAATCTTGAATTGTTATTCTATCTCTTTAGGTCCCTGCGGCATGTGATATTGGAGTGTGTAGTCACGTCTTGTGGGTATGCTCTTATCTAGTTTGATGGCTTGTGTCAAGGGTCCTTTTAATCtctgtaatttattttcaaatattaataaatCTTTATTGCCATTAAAAAAATAGACTGACTTGGTGTAACAAATTAACTATGCAGGTGAGATGAGGTGCATCAAATATTTTTCACAAGCAGATGTCCAAACCAAGGACGGATCCAAAGGGGGGCATCTAGGGGCACATGCCTTCACTCGAAATTagaaattatatatttatatattttgtataaattagcataattatgaaagtgtgctaATATGTAAATATACACATTTGTATATATCtcgaaaatacacatataaaatTAGTCTTATGtctgaatttcatcatatggtgcatttatatttgttgttttacgagctgtttgtctatttggagctattttttcttaattttttttaatcgtctgggaaaagtattttgaaataaagtcattaacaaaactagctcgaTCATTCTTAAAATTTGtcatgttcatttaaaacatattttaaaatttttttctgagattttgtgttaatttttacctaatttaagtTAAAGTAcgcgttataaacttttgtagttagtaatgcatgtcttaattttgtacgatcttactATGATTGactaagaaaatgaattttcgtCATTATGATTAACAAATGTCCCACTTGGCTTTATTCCTGGATTCGTCCCTGGTCTGGACAGTACATTTGGGTTTGATGAGGTCAGCTTTATGCGTGGAAGCAAGAGCTTGGCGTGTTGCGCTGGAATTTGCAGAGTGTTTGGGCTTTGAATGATCGACAGATGGTAAGTTTTGTGAATGAAGGGATGCGTTGTCCGGTTGATGTGAAAGTAATTGTGGAAGACATATCAAATGTAGGTGCAACAATTGGGTCGGTGCAGATTTCAATTTGTTCATCGATCGGCTAACACGGTGGCTGATAAGCTGAGCTAGTCATGGTTTGCGAGGTTCTGGTTCGAAGACATGAGAAGTTAGACCTCCTGCTTGGTTATTGAGCTTTTTAGGGCGGGATAATCATTAATCATCTTTTTTTGATGTTCTTGAGCactttgttatcaataaaatttcctgtcatctttgagagagagagagagagagagagagagagagagaaaagaagatgTCCATACAAGTAATTAAGACCCCATTTTAGAAaccttttcacattttcaaactaaaaaataatgtaaatgaaaaataatttttcaaatttttttgcatcgcataaaagatctcatcgagatctttaaaacaagattcatattgcatatttttatatttcaaaaattcttaatttttgagcttgaaattaccttcttagagcatccacaatgtaataatcaaaagttgccacattaccttttggttatccatttaaaacATTGCTAAGCAATGTAGAagtccacaatgtaataatcaaaactggaTAATTAAAACTTACTACGTCaccttttcaaactacaaaaatctaaaaactaaaaactgtgataataatttgaatagtttttttgaaaaaacaataattttaaaaaaaagagtttagtGAAAATATTagttttctttcaaaaagaaaacaaaatttttttttttgtgtaaaaacagttttgaaaacaatttttttttaaaaagttatcaaaataacagtttttttaaactacttttttagagtttctaaaaaaaatagtttttaaaaattattttttgaaaacattgttaagagagagaaggttttgtgtaatgataagtgtacttgattgagaaaatgtgagTACCATTAGATTTGATCATTGACAAAAAGttagttttaattattcaaatgctacaatttgatgagttgctaaaaggttgctaagtttggttattacaatgtgagagcatccacaatggaataaccaaaatcataaggttgttagagcatccacattgtaataagcaaattggtatggataagcaaacttaacaacaatgctaaaaaaatacctcacattgtaataagcaaagttacaagtcttttagcaaataaccaaattccattcattccataaccaaacttaacaacttttaccaataaccaaaactcaataaccaaacctaataaccaaattcaaaactaaaaaattaaaaaacacctcacatt
The sequence above is drawn from the Rhododendron vialii isolate Sample 1 chromosome 6a, ASM3025357v1 genome and encodes:
- the LOC131328385 gene encoding uncharacterized protein LOC131328385, with the protein product MDLVLQQINDRGAKAVASLVQKTDLPFIIAVMAYSLPSKFKLRTFEPFDSTGDPLDHLETYKAFMLLHGILDQIMCRAFPTTLKGSARVWFGKLASGSIKTFSRLSQLFVEHFYNGRRQHRPTTYLLSVKQKEDETMRAYLKRFNNEALLVDEADDKVVLLTFIGGLQSTKFVYSLSEKPPGTVAELMHKAQKHINAEEAMAARGKETLRSSKKRAEADPPKPPRDSKSDKKLRSGDRLRFRERFERFTPLNTMPERMLVHLINGPELQWPRVMKLGVLKDQSKYCHFHRDHVHETSDCIKLKK